A window of Pseudophryne corroboree isolate aPseCor3 chromosome 1, aPseCor3.hap2, whole genome shotgun sequence genomic DNA:
TgcaatagacatctctttatctacTAGACTAGACCTGCCTACCCTCATACCAGGAGAGTCCAACATTCACATCGGCCACTGTCTCAGGGGCCAAAAAACTTCTCTCCCTCTCTTTTGGTCTCTCCAAGTGTACTGTATTATACCCCACCATCTCTGATAGACACGCCCTTGAACTTGTCCTCCTAGTCCACTTCTCCCCACCTCTAATGTCTCCAACTTGTCTTTCTTCATCCTCCTTTTCCTCAGCCTCACCTCACCTCATGCACAAAACCCAGACGCATATAAAGACCCCCTAAGTACTCTCCACCCAAAACACTTCTCACCTTCACCAGCAGTGCTCCTCTCTCCTATACCTACCCTGCCCTGATCTAGTGGCCTTCTTCTCCAACACTCACTACAGCCACCCTATGCTGTATACAGGGGGTGCACAGAGGTGGAGGCAGAAGCACCTGTAGCTGCGAGTATTAGGGTAACTTTATGCAAATGGCGCTACCTAGCACCTGTCCTGCTCCTTCCTATAGTACATCCCTCATACTAATGCACCCTCACCTGACCTAAGGTCCACTCTAGGCCACCATCCTGCTATACCAGCTGTGACCTTTTCCTATTACTGTGTAAAGACCACCCTACTCCTCTCATTCCCCCCACTCTCCAGCACTGCGAGCACTCTGTCTCCTTACAAGTCAATGACAATAGTCCTAGAACTTTATTATTGGTATATAAAGTGCATGCAGCCATGGTATAACCGTCAGTCTCTCAGTTTAGTCATCGTTGATCCCATATTCATAAGTCATGATAGAGAAGTTTGCGAATCTCCCGAACAGAGATGGAAGGATCTTGGAATCCGTCTTCTGGAAACCCAGCTTTTCATATAATTGGTGAGATGCAGTTTGTATCATTGAGGTCTCCAGCCTCACAACCTTGAATCCACGTTGAGCAGCAAACTCTATCACTTTCAGACATAGAGTCCTTGCAATGCCCTGGTGCCGCCTGTCCTTGGCCACGGACAAGCGCCTTAGCGTCATAACTTCACCGGAACGCGGGACTGATTGAACGCCCACCATACCTATAACCCTGCCACCGGACTCCGCCACCCAGAAGCAGGAGTTGTTGCTTGCCATGTAGGACTCTTCAATGTCAAGCAGGTCCCCTCGCTGACTCTCTTCCACATACTGGTGGAACTCTGACATCAACAGCCGCCGCCCGGCGGTGAACACAACGGCCAGACTGATCAGGGACAGCAAGTAGGACCTTGATATTAAAAGCAGGGTGATAAATGATATGAAGAGAACAAACTGGACTCGGGGAAGCTTCAGTATGTAGGCACAGGTGGCCGGAACGTGTTCCATCATCCCTTCAGCAAACAGCATGCGTACTGCATTGTAGTCTCTGTTCTTGTAGACTCGAATGGTGTAGTCAGTCATCGCCTCTCGGAGCCTGCAGTGACATGGGAAGACAGGGGTAAGCACTATATGCTCTCTGTTACAGTCACAGGGGTAATGGGGCGTGATTTCAGCAAGTAAGATTTTAGATTTATAGCAGCAATAATTTAAGAGGCAAAAACAGGTTTACTCCgccatctatatattaatagcagaagaacAATTTCCATGGTGTCATTGTCTGAGCAGGGCATATCTAACAAATGAAAGGTTTTGGTCCATAGAGATGAAGAATTATATCggcgttgtaattggttgcttagtTTCAGAGGTACAGTATGTTGCAAAATGTCCTCATGCCATTTACAATGGATCAAGATTGTGCTCTGGAAATGTTGGTGACCActccctgtgcatctgctgggtgacctggaacatgtgacctgctgataggtctggaaactgtgacagttatttgcaggcaCCCAATAAGCGGGGATTTTTCGAAATTCAACTCCAAAATTGAGCCTCTGCGCGGGCTACCTCCTCCCACCCCCGCATACAAGACTTCTCCCGTGCTGCGGAGCTCATTGTGCTACCCTACCAGCCTTTATGGCCCTGAAAGAGCTCTGCTTCATTAACCCCTTTGCTGCTGAAGGCTGTCAGCCCTCAGGGGCGAATTAATaactactgataaagctaaatatttatcgtgtatataaccctttatgaggtctaagaacactgtacgctatctacgtgagaagtaccgtaagggtacgcaagttgcgtatcgatcgcttagccgtgatcgagacgctcaggcgtcacgttcactcacggccaagtgatcgcaggcaggcagactattggctgttgacttatcgtaatgattcgctatagcgtagcggcgctcgggaccacgaggagatcaccagcgatgcagacgctcacaacgttaaacctttatatctatacctttagtaatgaaatacacagcaaaccttaatgtagagacaaagtgtaagtgcaaccttgtgtaacctgattaactacaaagctgcttgagcgtcaccgatgctcagggagtacttaatactataaagaatacacagatacctgggcttagggtccgaaacctattatgtgtattatgactattatacttgcaaaaggaatcacagtacaaagcatacactacaatataacataaaccaactaaccagataactacacaggaaatacaatacaatacaattcaattctaatcaaggaaaaatacgagagaaagagaagagagggagagagagaaatggctcacagtaagacaatatgattacggagagaacttacgcacaaggggaacgatcgcatgcgcctcgatatccagctcccgattatcagcaatgagaaccgttgaag
This region includes:
- the LOC134931427 gene encoding probable N-acetyltransferase camello isoform X1, whose product is MTDYTIRVYKNRDYNAVRMLFAEGMMEHVPATCAYILKLPRVQFVLFISFITLLLISRSYLLSLISLAVVFTAGRRLLMSEFHQYVEESQRGDLLDIEESYMASNNSCFWVAESGGRVIGMVGVQSVPRSGEVMTLRRLSVAKDRRHQGIARTLCLKVIEFAAQRGFKVVRLETSMIQTASHQLYEKLGFQKTDSKILPSLFGRFANFSIMTYEYGINDD